The Candidatus Angelobacter sp. sequence CGACGCTTGAATGGATGTAGCCATAGTTTTCCGGCTGACCGCAGCACGAACCCTAAACCACGGGACGAGTTATGAGCCGCTTCAACAAGCTTGAGTTCAATGAAGAGTTCGAAGGCGAACAGCAGTCCGGCCGGCAGGCCGAAAGCCCCCAGCGGCTTGTCAAAGACGAAGCCTATTATCTGGCGCGGGCGCAAAGCGCCTTGGAAAATGGACAATTCGAGGGGGCGCTGCGTCTTTACGCCAAGATATTGGAATTTAACACGTGCAACCCGGTTGCGTGGACCGGCCAAGTGCGGATGCTGGTCGAATTAAACGAGTTTGAAGAAGCAAAAAAATGGGCGGACAAAGCACTGGAACGTTTTCCCAACGAACCGGAACTGCTCGCCGCCAAGGCTGTGGCGTTGGCGCGCCTGGGTGACCTCGGAGCGGCGATCGTTTACTCGGACGCATCGATTGGCGAACGAGGCGAGACGTCTTACATCTGGCTTGCCCGCGGCGACGTTCAGATGGCA is a genomic window containing:
- a CDS encoding tetratricopeptide repeat protein; its protein translation is MSRFNKLEFNEEFEGEQQSGRQAESPQRLVKDEAYYLARAQSALENGQFEGALRLYAKILEFNTCNPVAWTGQVRMLVELNEFEEAKKWADKALERFPNEPELLAAKAVALARLGDLGAAIVYSDASIGERGETSYIWLARGDVQMARQEKRADYCFEKAFAISPNNWFIRWLAARIHHYYKKFALALKLVQEALSFDAGQGVLWLQLGFSQQALGLVEPARISFQHARQFDVQSGDADAALRPMYQAGFWCKLRSRWRQIFRR